The following proteins are co-located in the Triticum aestivum cultivar Chinese Spring chromosome 1A, IWGSC CS RefSeq v2.1, whole genome shotgun sequence genome:
- the LOC123148682 gene encoding uncharacterized protein, whose product MCTQRATRGSEPASNARCRPRASKSPPSRPCERCGGTMPASEPLRGRGAGNRPAAPATAYSGAAKKLPLALLVFFSALLYSQIQPPPPKVPGSPGGPPVTANRTKLRDGRHLAYLESGVPKEQAKYKIIFVHGFFCCRYDVLNVSQGLLQELGIYLLSFDRPGYCESDAHPARTEESIAVDIVELADNLQLGPRFHLMGFSMGGEIMWSCLKHIPHRLAGVAILAPVGNYWWSGLPPDVYQEAWYVQFRQDRAAVWVAHHLPWLANWWNTQRLFPSSSVKARNPAIYSKEDKPLTAKFAQRAHNKQVTQQGEHESLHRDMIVGFGKWGWSPLQPGNPFAGVGDDVKVHLWHGVEDLFVPVALSRHISKRLPWVIYHELPTAGHLFPVADGMPDVIVKSLLLGDG is encoded by the exons ATGTGCACGCAGCGCGCTACAAGGGGCAGCGAGCCAGCCAGCAACGCACGTTGCCGCCCGCGAGCATCGAAATCTCCTCCCTCCCGTCCGTGCGAGCGGTGCGGCGGAACGATGCCGGCCAGTGAGCCCCTCCGCGGCCGTGGTGCCGGCAACAGGCCTGCAGCGCCGGCCACAGCGTACTCTG GCGCTGCCAAGAAGCTGCCACTGGCTCTGCTCGTGTTCTTCTCGGCCCTGCTGTACAGCCAGATTCAGCCGCCGCCGCCAAAGGTCCCTGGCTCGCCGGGCGGGCCTCCGGTGACGGCAAACCGGACAAAGCTGAGGGACGGCAGGCACCTGGCCTACCTGGAATCCGGCGTCCCGAAGGAGCAGGCCAAGTACAAGATCATTTTCGTCCATGGCTTCTTCTGCTGCAGATACGACGTGCTCAACGTCTCCCAG GGGCTGCTACAAGAGCTGGGCATCTACCTGCTGTCCTTCGACCGGCCGGGGTACTGCGAGAGCGACGCGCACCCGGCGCGGACGGAGGAGAGCATCGCCGTCGACATCGTGGAGCTGGCCGACAACCTGCAGCTGGGGCCGAGGTTCCACCTCATGGGCTTCTCCATGGGCGGCGAGATCATGTGGAGCTGCCTCAAGCACATCCCGCACAG GCTCGCCGGCGTGGCCATTCTCGCCCCGGTGGGCAACTACTGGTGGTCCGGCCTGCCGCCGGACGTGTACCAGGAGGCGTGGTACGTGCAGTTCCGGCAAGACCGAGCCGCCGTCTGGGTCGCCCACCACCTCCCGTGGCTGGCCAACTGGTGGAACACCCAGCGGCTGTTCCCGAGCTCCAGCGTCAAGGCCCGGAACCCCGCCATCTACTCCAAGGAAGACAAGCCGCTCACCGCCAAATTCGCCCAGCGAGCCCACAAC AAGCAGGTCACGCAGCAAGGAGAGCACGAGTCGCTGCACCGGGACATGATCGTCGGGTTCGGGAAGTGGGGGTGGAGCCCGCTGCAGCCGGGCAACCCGTTCGCCGGCGTCGGCGACGATGTGAAGGTGCACCTGTGGCACGGGGTCGAGGACCTGTTCGTGCCTGTAGCCCTGTCGCGGCACATCAGCAAGAGGCTCCCCTGGGTGATCTACCACGAGCTCCCGACGGCCGGCCACCTGTTCCCGGTCGCCGACGGGATGCCCGACGTCATCGTCAAGTCGCTGCTGCTCGGAGACGGGTGA